The Actinomadura sp. WMMB 499 genome includes a window with the following:
- a CDS encoding CaiB/BaiF CoA-transferase family protein, translating to MPEGRGALAGIRVTDTATLIAGPMVGSYLGELGAEVVKVEQPGAGDPLRTWGDAKDGIGLVWKSVSRNKRCVTLDLRQKDGQEVLEELIARSDVLVLGSRPSALARWGLTPADVLARHPGLIVLHVSGYGAGGPFSDRPGYGTLAEAMSGFAHLVGEPDGPPALPPFMLADGVAALAATHAVLAALYHRDVRGGGGQVIDVNLIEPLARLIESATLSYDQLGVNPRRSGSRFDASAPRNCYRTRDGHWVAISSASPRMAQRVFAVVGRPDMAGDPAYYSPAGRLARGDEIDRAVADWIKERPLAEVLETFQAQDCAIARVYDAEALLDDPHLVARGTFAAVDDPDLGPVRVQAPVARLSGTPGTVEHLGRSLGADNDEVYRGLLGFDEARVAELRANRTI from the coding sequence GTGCCTGAGGGGCGCGGCGCACTCGCCGGCATCAGGGTCACCGACACCGCCACGCTCATCGCCGGCCCGATGGTCGGCTCCTACCTCGGCGAGCTCGGTGCCGAGGTCGTCAAGGTGGAGCAGCCGGGCGCCGGGGACCCGCTCCGCACGTGGGGCGACGCGAAGGACGGCATCGGCCTGGTGTGGAAGAGCGTCAGCCGCAACAAGCGGTGCGTCACGCTGGACCTGCGCCAGAAGGACGGCCAGGAGGTGCTGGAGGAGCTGATCGCCCGTTCCGACGTCCTCGTCCTCGGCAGCCGGCCGAGCGCCCTGGCGCGGTGGGGGCTCACTCCGGCGGACGTGCTCGCCCGCCATCCCGGCCTGATCGTGCTGCACGTCTCGGGCTACGGAGCGGGCGGGCCGTTCAGCGACCGTCCCGGCTACGGGACGCTGGCGGAGGCCATGAGCGGGTTCGCGCACCTCGTCGGCGAGCCCGACGGCCCCCCGGCCCTCCCGCCGTTCATGCTGGCCGACGGCGTCGCGGCGCTCGCGGCGACGCACGCCGTGCTCGCCGCCCTCTACCACCGGGACGTCCGCGGCGGCGGCGGCCAGGTCATCGACGTCAACCTGATCGAGCCGCTCGCCCGGCTGATCGAGTCCGCGACCCTCTCCTACGACCAGCTCGGGGTCAACCCGCGGCGGAGCGGCAGCCGCTTCGACGCGAGCGCCCCCCGCAACTGCTACCGGACGCGGGACGGCCACTGGGTCGCGATCTCCTCGGCCTCGCCCCGGATGGCGCAGCGGGTGTTCGCCGTCGTCGGACGGCCGGACATGGCCGGGGATCCCGCCTACTACAGTCCCGCGGGCCGGCTGGCCCGCGGCGACGAGATCGACCGGGCCGTGGCGGACTGGATCAAGGAACGGCCCCTGGCCGAGGTCCTGGAGACCTTCCAGGCGCAGGACTGCGCCATCGCGCGGGTCTACGACGCCGAGGCCCTGCTCGACGACCCGCACCTGGTGGCCCGCGGCACGTTCGCGGCCGTCGACGACCCCGACCTCGGCCCCGTCCGCGTGCAGGCGCCGGTGGCCCGGCTCTCCGGCACGCCGGGGACCGTCGAGCATCTCGGCCGGTCCCTGGGAGCCGACAACGACGAGGTGTACCGGGGCCTGCTGGGCTTCGACGAGGCACGGGTCGCCGAGCTGCGAGCCAACCGCACCATCTGA
- a CDS encoding LLM class flavin-dependent oxidoreductase, producing MTSNSGKEMALIAFMQAGSTSVYAGSWRHPAADMRFLEAGYYSDLGRLLEMGCFDLMFFDDRLAMPGIYGNSVDEAVRYGARPVKLDLSAVLGVVAGATSRIGLGATYSTTYYPPYHVARAFGTLDHLSKGRAAWNVVTSVNNSEAQNFGVDSHLGPKERYDRADGFLEAVTGLWDGWEDDALVLDREGGIFADPAKVRELNYRSEHFHVRGPLTVPRSPQGRPVIMQAGSSGRGREFAARWAELIFTGDPGLEVARAHYADQKKRLAESGRDPASVKICPMAYVVVGESEAQAEERERMFLDDLVDPMASLTLLSELMNYDFSAHGLDDEVTDELVEKSTGIRGLVENLRTHIGGRVRIRDLAGHRATLLQGPRFVGTPRQVADQMEEWFTGGACDGFVLAATHFPGAFDDVVRMVVPELQRRGLFRKEYTGTTLRDHLGLARPEHPAAAGETAGA from the coding sequence GTGACTTCTAACAGCGGTAAAGAGATGGCGCTCATCGCGTTCATGCAGGCGGGTAGCACCTCCGTCTACGCCGGGTCGTGGCGGCACCCCGCCGCCGACATGCGGTTCCTGGAGGCCGGGTACTACTCGGACCTGGGGCGGCTGCTCGAAATGGGCTGCTTCGACCTGATGTTCTTCGACGACCGGCTCGCCATGCCCGGCATCTACGGGAACTCGGTCGACGAGGCGGTGCGCTACGGGGCACGGCCCGTCAAGCTCGACCTCAGCGCCGTGCTCGGCGTGGTCGCCGGGGCGACGTCGCGGATCGGCCTGGGGGCCACCTACTCGACGACCTACTACCCGCCGTACCACGTGGCGCGGGCCTTCGGGACGCTCGACCATCTGAGCAAGGGCCGCGCGGCCTGGAACGTCGTGACCTCCGTCAACAACAGCGAGGCGCAGAACTTCGGGGTCGACAGCCACCTGGGTCCCAAGGAGCGCTACGACCGGGCCGACGGCTTCCTGGAGGCGGTCACCGGCCTGTGGGACGGCTGGGAGGACGACGCCCTCGTCCTCGACCGGGAGGGCGGGATCTTCGCCGACCCCGCCAAGGTCCGTGAGCTGAACTACCGCAGCGAGCACTTCCACGTCCGCGGGCCGCTCACCGTGCCGAGGTCGCCCCAGGGCCGTCCGGTGATCATGCAGGCGGGGTCGTCCGGGCGGGGCCGGGAGTTCGCCGCCCGCTGGGCCGAACTGATCTTCACCGGCGACCCGGGGCTGGAGGTCGCGCGAGCCCATTACGCCGACCAGAAGAAGCGGCTCGCGGAGTCGGGCCGCGATCCGGCGAGCGTCAAGATCTGCCCGATGGCCTACGTGGTCGTCGGCGAGTCCGAGGCCCAGGCCGAGGAGCGCGAGCGGATGTTCCTGGACGACCTGGTCGACCCGATGGCCTCGCTGACGCTGCTCTCCGAGCTGATGAACTACGACTTCTCGGCGCACGGGCTGGACGACGAGGTCACCGACGAACTGGTCGAGAAGTCGACCGGCATCCGCGGCCTGGTGGAGAACCTCCGCACGCACATCGGCGGCCGGGTCCGGATCCGGGACCTCGCCGGGCACCGGGCGACCCTGCTGCAGGGGCCGCGCTTCGTCGGGACGCCCCGGCAGGTCGCCGACCAGATGGAGGAGTGGTTCACCGGCGGCGCCTGCGACGGGTTCGTGCTCGCCGCGACGCACTTCCCGGGGGCCTTCGACGACGTCGTGCGCATGGTCGTCCCGGAACTCCAGCGCCGTGGGCTGTTCCGCAAGGAGTACACCGGGACGACCCTGCGCGACCACCTCGGGCTCGCCCGTCCGGAGCATCCGGCCGCCGCGGGGGAGACCGCCGGTGCCTGA
- a CDS encoding GntR family transcriptional regulator has protein sequence MVRTLAESIGGTVRQRAVRELRDRILTGALAPGARLDLDEISAEFGISRTPVREALLELSFQGLVEIAPRSGVKVIGVSPEATVDNFAILAALSGKAAEWAADRITPDELARLEELADALDAAGTGPETVELNWRFHRIINEASGSRHLLSLIRQAVRMIPSNFLEVIPVHDDGEHRRLLDALRDGQAHRAREISELHVLDAGRSLAGWLAEHHTAKSPG, from the coding sequence GTGGTGAGAACGCTGGCCGAGTCGATCGGCGGAACCGTCCGGCAGCGCGCCGTGCGCGAACTTCGGGACCGAATCCTCACCGGCGCGCTCGCACCGGGCGCGCGGCTCGACCTCGACGAGATCTCCGCCGAGTTCGGTATCAGCCGCACCCCCGTCCGGGAGGCGCTGCTCGAGCTGTCCTTCCAGGGCCTGGTCGAGATCGCGCCGCGCAGCGGCGTCAAGGTGATCGGGGTGTCCCCCGAGGCGACGGTCGACAACTTCGCGATCCTGGCCGCGCTGTCCGGCAAGGCGGCCGAATGGGCGGCGGACCGCATCACACCGGACGAACTGGCCCGCCTCGAAGAACTCGCCGACGCGCTCGACGCGGCGGGCACCGGACCGGAGACGGTCGAGCTGAACTGGCGGTTCCACCGGATCATCAACGAGGCGTCCGGGTCCCGCCACCTGCTCTCGCTGATCCGGCAGGCCGTACGGATGATCCCCTCCAACTTCCTGGAGGTGATCCCGGTGCACGACGACGGCGAGCACCGCCGGCTGCTCGACGCCCTGCGGGACGGGCAGGCGCACCGGGCCCGGGAGATCTCCGAGCTGCACGTGCTCGACGCCGGCAGGTCACTGGCCGGCTGGCTGGCCGAGCACCACACCGCGAAGTCGCCGGGATGA
- the cobF gene encoding precorrin-6A synthase (deacetylating) gives MRKVLVIGIGAGDPDQITVQAVKALAGVDVFFVLEKGEVKRELVDLREEILRRHRGDRPYRVVRGRDPERDRRAEAYAEAVHDWRRRRADVCAEMIDRELGPGQTGAFLVWGDPSLYDSTLAILEDVLARPGTAFEIEAIPGISSISALAARHRIGLNRVGRPFQVTTGRRLAEGWPEGADDVLVMLDASNAFTRVDAFTGVDAADVEIFWGAYLGMPDEILISGRLPDVAAEIVAARAEARARKGWIMDSYLLRRTRGGDDAR, from the coding sequence ATGCGCAAGGTCTTGGTCATCGGCATCGGCGCGGGCGATCCCGATCAGATCACCGTTCAGGCGGTGAAGGCACTGGCAGGTGTGGACGTGTTCTTCGTCCTGGAGAAGGGCGAGGTGAAGCGGGAACTCGTCGACCTCCGCGAGGAGATCCTGCGCAGGCATCGCGGCGACCGCCCGTACCGGGTGGTCCGCGGCCGGGACCCCGAACGGGACCGCAGGGCCGAGGCGTACGCCGAGGCGGTCCACGACTGGCGCCGCCGCCGGGCCGACGTGTGCGCCGAGATGATCGATCGCGAGCTGGGGCCCGGCCAGACCGGGGCGTTCCTGGTGTGGGGGGACCCGAGCCTGTACGACAGCACGCTGGCGATCCTGGAGGACGTGCTGGCCCGCCCCGGGACGGCCTTCGAGATCGAGGCGATCCCGGGGATCAGCAGCATCTCGGCGCTCGCCGCCCGGCACCGGATCGGGCTGAACCGGGTGGGGCGCCCGTTCCAGGTGACCACGGGCCGGCGGTTGGCCGAGGGGTGGCCGGAGGGCGCCGACGACGTGCTGGTGATGCTGGACGCGAGCAACGCCTTCACCCGTGTCGACGCCTTCACCGGTGTGGACGCCGCCGACGTGGAGATCTTCTGGGGCGCCTATCTGGGGATGCCGGACGAGATCCTGATCTCCGGGCGGCTGCCGGACGTCGCCGCCGAGATCGTCGCGGCGCGGGCCGAGGCGCGCGCCCGCAAGGGCTGGATCATGGACAGCTACCTGCTGCGCCGGACGCGCGGCGGCGACGACGCCCGATAG
- a CDS encoding copper chaperone PCu(A)C, translating into MKIRMIVPALAVLALPLSACGGEDETIGPAAAPSATAQAPESALDITDPWVKTVDKGMTAAFGTITNTTDADVTIVSATTPAAPEIELHEVVGAGGEMKMQAKQGGFVVPAGGELELEPGGYHIMLMGVTEPIEPGQEVAFTLTLADQSTFEFSALAKEFNGGNESYAPGH; encoded by the coding sequence ATGAAGATCCGCATGATCGTCCCGGCTCTGGCCGTGCTGGCCCTGCCCCTGTCGGCGTGCGGCGGCGAGGACGAGACGATCGGCCCGGCCGCCGCCCCGTCCGCCACCGCCCAGGCTCCCGAGTCGGCCCTGGACATCACCGACCCGTGGGTCAAGACCGTCGACAAGGGCATGACCGCGGCGTTCGGCACCATCACCAACACCACCGACGCCGACGTCACCATCGTGTCGGCCACCACCCCGGCCGCCCCCGAGATCGAGCTGCACGAGGTCGTCGGCGCCGGCGGCGAGATGAAGATGCAGGCCAAGCAGGGCGGCTTCGTCGTCCCAGCGGGTGGCGAGCTCGAACTCGAGCCCGGCGGTTACCACATCATGCTCATGGGGGTGACCGAACCGATCGAGCCCGGGCAGGAGGTCGCCTTCACCCTCACCCTCGCCGACCAGAGCACGTTCGAGTTCTCCGCGCTCGCCAAGGAGTTCAACGGCGGCAACGAGTCCTACGCGCCGGGGCACTGA
- a CDS encoding Dyp-type peroxidase: protein MGRDLTRRGLLVGGAVAAGSTLAATGGYLAASRPDERPGSAATPTTEPFHGPHQAGIATEPQTQAAFLGLDLRPGTDREALGRLMRILTDDARRLTEGEPGLADAQPQLAGIPARLTVTFGFGPGLFTAAGVGRRPDTDLPAFPIDRLQDRWSGGDLLVQLCADDTVTLAHALRLIAKDARAFATVRWTQRGFRRPPTSQPAGQTQRNMMGQLDGTVQPSDLDRAVWIGDGPEWLRGGTLMVLRRIRMDLEEWDAADEAAKEFSIGRRLSNGAPLTGGREHDAPDFQAKDRIGFPVIHEAAHIRRAHVADPARRMLRRGYNYDEAISSDGVTETGLIFASYQADIARQFVPVQRRLADLDLLNTWTTPIGSAVFVLPPGCAPGGWIGEALLA from the coding sequence ATGGGCCGCGACCTCACCCGGCGCGGCCTGCTCGTCGGAGGCGCGGTGGCGGCGGGCTCCACGCTCGCCGCCACCGGCGGCTACCTCGCCGCCTCCCGCCCGGACGAGCGGCCCGGCAGTGCCGCGACGCCGACCACCGAACCGTTCCACGGACCGCACCAGGCGGGAATCGCCACCGAACCGCAGACCCAGGCGGCCTTTCTCGGCCTGGACCTGCGGCCCGGCACCGACCGCGAAGCCCTCGGCCGTCTCATGCGGATCCTCACCGACGACGCCCGCCGCCTCACCGAGGGGGAACCGGGCCTGGCCGACGCCCAGCCGCAGCTCGCCGGCATCCCCGCCCGGCTCACCGTCACCTTCGGGTTCGGCCCCGGCCTGTTCACCGCCGCGGGCGTCGGGCGGCGCCCGGACACCGACCTGCCCGCGTTCCCCATCGACAGGCTGCAGGACCGCTGGAGCGGCGGCGACCTGCTCGTCCAGCTCTGCGCCGACGACACCGTCACCCTGGCCCACGCCCTGCGCCTGATCGCCAAGGACGCCCGCGCGTTCGCGACCGTCCGCTGGACCCAGCGCGGCTTCCGCAGGCCGCCCACCTCGCAGCCCGCCGGGCAGACCCAGCGCAACATGATGGGCCAGCTCGACGGCACCGTGCAGCCGAGCGACCTCGACCGGGCGGTGTGGATCGGCGACGGGCCGGAATGGCTGCGCGGCGGAACGCTCATGGTCCTGCGCCGTATCCGTATGGATCTGGAGGAATGGGACGCGGCGGACGAGGCGGCCAAGGAGTTCTCCATCGGCCGCCGGCTGTCGAACGGCGCGCCTCTGACCGGTGGCCGGGAGCACGACGCGCCCGATTTCCAGGCGAAGGACCGCATCGGCTTCCCGGTCATCCACGAGGCCGCCCACATCCGCCGCGCCCATGTCGCCGATCCCGCCCGGCGGATGCTCCGCCGCGGCTACAACTACGACGAGGCCATCAGCTCGGACGGGGTCACCGAGACCGGCCTGATCTTCGCGTCCTACCAGGCCGACATCGCCCGCCAGTTCGTCCCCGTCCAGCGGCGACTCGCCGACCTCGACCTGCTCAACACCTGGACCACGCCCATCGGCTCCGCCGTCTTCGTCCTGCCACCGGGCTGCGCCCCCGGCGGCTGGATCGGCGAAGCCCTCCTCGCCTGA
- a CDS encoding PaaX family transcriptional regulator C-terminal domain-containing protein, whose protein sequence is MEGPRGRQLLITLMADYWLARDAVVPSGAVVELMDDMGVSSSGTRTLLSRLTREGRLQSVKEGRRTFYALSQQAFTRLSTGFETIRRFGVDEAHAPDAPWLILMFSIPEEQRALRQQLRRGLAWLGFSPLYDGVWITPRPVEQQAIGLCRKLGVESASIATGSIEAIGRSHGRPTDAWDLPLTQGLYQAFAGHLASPLERLSAGAMAADEALRLRTEIMNIWRGFPKFDPGLPERELPAGWPRAAARTAFAGLYDGAAKLAGDHVREVVARHSPAHLDHVAERLIDPDRRRAG, encoded by the coding sequence GTGGAAGGCCCGCGGGGGCGCCAACTGCTGATCACGCTGATGGCCGACTACTGGCTCGCGCGGGACGCGGTGGTCCCCTCGGGCGCGGTCGTCGAGCTCATGGACGACATGGGCGTGAGCTCCTCGGGAACGCGGACGCTCCTGAGTCGGCTCACCCGCGAGGGCCGCCTCCAATCGGTGAAGGAAGGGCGCCGAACCTTCTACGCCCTGTCACAGCAGGCCTTCACCCGGCTGTCCACCGGGTTCGAGACGATCCGCCGCTTCGGCGTCGACGAGGCGCACGCCCCCGACGCGCCCTGGCTGATCCTCATGTTCTCCATCCCCGAAGAACAGCGGGCCCTCCGCCAGCAGCTCCGCAGAGGCCTGGCCTGGTTGGGCTTCTCGCCGCTGTACGACGGCGTATGGATCACCCCGCGCCCCGTGGAGCAGCAGGCCATCGGCCTGTGCCGCAAGCTCGGTGTGGAATCCGCGAGCATCGCCACCGGCTCGATCGAGGCGATCGGGCGGAGTCACGGACGCCCCACCGACGCGTGGGACCTGCCGCTGACGCAGGGGCTGTACCAGGCGTTCGCCGGGCACCTCGCCTCGCCTCTGGAGCGGCTGTCCGCCGGTGCGATGGCCGCGGACGAGGCGCTCCGGCTCCGCACCGAGATCATGAACATCTGGCGCGGCTTCCCCAAGTTCGACCCGGGGCTGCCCGAGCGCGAACTCCCGGCCGGATGGCCCCGCGCGGCCGCTCGCACCGCCTTCGCGGGGCTCTACGACGGGGCCGCGAAGCTGGCGGGCGACCATGTGCGCGAGGTCGTCGCCCGCCACTCGCCCGCCCACCTCGACCATGTCGCCGAGCGCCTGATCGATCCGGACCGGCGGCGGGCCGGTTGA
- a CDS encoding ABC transporter ATP-binding protein, translating into MQATTAGSNVPEAPARSGDYAVEIRALSKHFRRRDGSVVPAIDGAELLVEPGEVVVLLGPSGCGKTTLLRAVAGLETPDDGRVLVGGRAVFDAAQGVDVPTERRELSMVFQSYALWPHMTAARNVRYPLENRRGRRMPRKEMAAKVRETLELVGIGGLGDQYPAQLSGGQQQRVALARALVDGSNVVLFDEPLSNVDAKVREQLRVELLATQRRFGFTALFVTHDQAEAMELATRIAVLDEGRVQQIGTPTEVYARPATEYVAKFIGNTNELSGTWDAASGSYTTELGAVRAAERGVAEACLLWRPEHCSLHRERPAAGNGLEGRVVAVLYLGTHTEYLVRSGDVRSRVWVGGRDEEFREGDDVWIGVPEEDVMVYPAGTEVSA; encoded by the coding sequence ATGCAGGCAACAACCGCGGGCAGTAACGTGCCTGAAGCACCGGCACGCTCGGGAGACTACGCCGTCGAGATCCGGGCCCTGTCGAAGCACTTCCGCCGCCGGGACGGCTCGGTCGTGCCGGCCATCGACGGGGCGGAACTCCTCGTCGAGCCCGGTGAAGTCGTCGTCCTGCTGGGCCCCAGCGGCTGCGGGAAGACGACCCTGCTGCGAGCCGTGGCAGGCCTGGAGACTCCGGACGACGGCCGGGTCCTGGTCGGCGGGCGGGCGGTCTTCGACGCCGCCCAGGGGGTCGACGTGCCCACCGAGCGCCGCGAGCTGAGCATGGTCTTCCAGTCCTACGCCCTGTGGCCCCACATGACCGCGGCCCGCAACGTGCGGTACCCGCTGGAGAACCGCCGGGGCCGGCGGATGCCGCGCAAGGAGATGGCAGCCAAGGTCCGGGAGACGCTGGAGCTGGTCGGCATCGGCGGGCTGGGCGACCAGTATCCCGCCCAGCTCAGCGGCGGCCAGCAGCAGCGGGTGGCGCTCGCCCGCGCGCTGGTCGACGGCTCGAACGTCGTCCTGTTCGACGAGCCGCTGTCCAACGTCGACGCGAAGGTCCGCGAGCAGCTGCGCGTCGAGCTGCTCGCGACGCAGCGCCGCTTCGGCTTCACGGCCCTGTTCGTGACGCACGACCAGGCCGAGGCGATGGAGCTGGCGACGCGGATCGCCGTCCTCGACGAGGGCCGGGTCCAGCAGATCGGGACACCGACCGAGGTGTACGCCCGGCCCGCCACCGAGTACGTCGCCAAGTTCATCGGGAACACCAACGAGCTCTCCGGCACGTGGGACGCGGCCTCCGGTTCGTACACCACGGAGCTCGGCGCCGTCCGCGCCGCCGAGCGGGGCGTCGCGGAGGCCTGCCTGCTGTGGCGTCCCGAGCACTGCTCGCTCCACCGCGAGCGCCCGGCCGCCGGCAACGGCCTGGAGGGAAGGGTCGTGGCGGTCCTCTACCTCGGCACCCATACCGAGTATCTGGTCCGCTCCGGTGACGTGCGGTCGCGCGTCTGGGTCGGCGGGCGGGACGAGGAGTTCCGGGAGGGCGACGACGTCTGGATCGGCGTCCCCGAGGAAGACGTGATGGTCTACCCGGCCGGCACCGAGGTCTCGGCGTGA
- a CDS encoding iron ABC transporter permease, with protein MTAAPGLPRRAGARRRRAGRRPRSGFDLFAMALAGVLLVLVCFPLLRVLVRMFYQDGRLTFEAISETLAVDDLGKLVFDTLAVVLSSSLLAVLVGFLLAWANTRTNARLGFLNGIFPYLPFLLPPIAGAVGWTMLLSEKAGLLNAWARDALGAVGVQLESGPFDINSWYGLIFVYTVYAVPYVYMTVSAAMQGLDGSLEQASRVSGAGAFTTLRRVTLPALAPALGAGFLLSTWFGFGMFSIAQIIGTPADIDMIPVRIVRLLTFSYPPNEDVAIGLSAIVVLFVGGAYYMQYRILKNSRFAGISGKAGRHTVTDLGRWRHVVRSAVLLYVLVTTVLPMLGLFLVSLNGYWTPNIQWSSLNFDAFRVALFEDPQTRDAFVNSLTLGLVGGVLGILAAAIVSLYVAQRRTRIVQGVDAAIKLPASISHMVIAVGILLLLGSEPFDLGGTWLILLLGYLALYLPQASIASDAAAATVGKELGEASQVSGGRRWKTFRRVELPLMLPGLVGGFALLFVRIVGDLTASALLSGTGNVVVGFRILEVFNGGSYATLAALSSALVLVTGVILVLVLWLSRRVGVAKTR; from the coding sequence GTGACCGCGGCCCCCGGTCTCCCCCGCCGCGCGGGCGCGCGGCGGCGTCGCGCCGGTCGCCGTCCGCGGTCCGGCTTCGACCTCTTCGCCATGGCCCTGGCCGGCGTGCTCCTGGTCCTGGTCTGCTTCCCGCTGCTGCGGGTGCTGGTCCGCATGTTCTACCAGGACGGCCGGCTCACCTTCGAGGCGATCTCCGAGACGCTGGCGGTCGATGACCTCGGCAAGCTCGTCTTCGACACGCTGGCGGTGGTCCTGAGCAGCAGCCTGCTCGCCGTGCTGGTCGGTTTCCTGCTGGCCTGGGCCAACACCCGGACGAACGCGCGCCTCGGATTCCTCAACGGGATCTTCCCGTACCTGCCCTTCCTGCTCCCCCCGATCGCGGGAGCGGTGGGCTGGACGATGCTGCTCTCCGAGAAGGCCGGTCTGCTCAACGCCTGGGCTCGCGACGCGCTCGGCGCGGTCGGCGTCCAGCTGGAGTCCGGGCCGTTCGACATCAACAGCTGGTACGGGCTGATCTTCGTCTACACGGTGTACGCCGTCCCGTACGTCTACATGACCGTGTCCGCGGCGATGCAGGGACTGGACGGGAGCCTCGAGCAGGCCTCCCGGGTCAGCGGCGCCGGCGCCTTCACGACCCTGCGCCGGGTGACGCTGCCGGCCCTCGCCCCCGCGCTGGGCGCCGGGTTCCTGCTCAGCACCTGGTTCGGCTTCGGAATGTTCTCGATCGCGCAGATCATCGGGACACCGGCCGACATCGACATGATCCCCGTGCGGATCGTCAGGCTGCTCACCTTCAGCTATCCCCCGAACGAGGACGTCGCGATCGGCCTCAGCGCCATCGTGGTGCTGTTCGTCGGAGGCGCGTACTACATGCAGTACCGCATCCTGAAGAACTCCCGGTTCGCCGGCATCAGCGGCAAGGCGGGCCGGCACACCGTCACCGACCTGGGCCGGTGGCGGCACGTGGTCCGCTCCGCGGTCCTGCTCTACGTGCTGGTGACGACCGTCCTGCCGATGCTCGGGCTCTTCCTGGTCTCCCTGAACGGGTACTGGACGCCGAACATCCAGTGGTCGTCGCTGAACTTCGACGCCTTCCGCGTCGCGCTGTTCGAGGACCCCCAGACCCGCGACGCGTTCGTCAACTCGCTGACGCTGGGCCTGGTGGGCGGTGTCCTCGGCATCCTGGCGGCGGCGATCGTCTCCCTCTACGTCGCCCAGCGCCGCACCCGGATCGTCCAGGGCGTCGACGCGGCGATCAAGCTGCCGGCGTCGATCTCGCACATGGTGATCGCCGTCGGCATCCTGCTGCTGCTCGGTTCGGAGCCCTTCGACCTCGGCGGCACCTGGCTCATCCTGCTGCTCGGATACCTCGCGCTGTACCTGCCGCAGGCGTCCATCGCCTCCGACGCGGCCGCGGCCACGGTCGGCAAGGAACTGGGCGAGGCCTCCCAGGTCAGCGGCGGCAGGCGGTGGAAGACCTTCCGCAGGGTCGAGCTGCCGCTCATGCTGCCCGGGCTCGTCGGCGGGTTCGCGCTGCTGTTCGTCCGGATCGTCGGCGACCTCACCGCGTCGGCGCTGCTGTCGGGCACCGGCAACGTCGTCGTGGGCTTCCGCATCCTGGAGGTCTTCAACGGCGGTTCCTACGCCACCCTGGCCGCCCTCTCCTCCGCGCTGGTGCTCGTCACCGGCGTGATCCTCGTGCTCGTGCTCTGGCTGTCCAGGCGCGTCGGTGTCGCCAAGACACGGTGA
- a CDS encoding ABC transporter substrate-binding protein, which produces MKKTLAALAAAVALSLAAGGCGSSSGSSDVEPATDLDAATQKLVDDAKAAGPVTLYGMIEETALRQIASDFEARYGVKVESVRLVSGDLSQRFSTEASGGENRADLIMLTDSPFYDDALKKGWITSFADADLPAMADELPKKDYTHDGATPIVSFVPTKLVYNTDAVDRAPAEWKAYADPKFKGKILLAEPDSSPADIAFWSLMRQEYGDGFLRQIAANEPQVSGGAVPGTQAVAAGEADLGFPGVEPVVAVLKERGAPIDLAAPSPTTGPEVGLGLAANSPNPAGAKLLAAYLMSKEGNVAFNETAKQISPFDTGAMTGFTRISDIELSGSAELKSLLGVN; this is translated from the coding sequence ATGAAGAAGACCCTCGCGGCCCTGGCGGCCGCGGTGGCCCTGTCCCTCGCGGCGGGCGGCTGCGGATCGAGCTCCGGCTCCTCCGACGTCGAGCCCGCCACCGACCTGGACGCGGCGACCCAGAAGCTCGTCGACGACGCGAAGGCCGCCGGCCCGGTCACCCTGTACGGGATGATCGAAGAGACGGCGCTGCGCCAGATCGCGTCCGACTTCGAGGCCCGCTACGGCGTCAAGGTGGAGAGCGTCCGTCTCGTCTCGGGCGACCTCTCGCAGCGGTTCTCGACCGAGGCGTCCGGCGGCGAGAACAGGGCCGACCTCATCATGCTGACGGACTCGCCGTTCTACGACGACGCCCTGAAGAAGGGCTGGATCACCTCGTTCGCCGACGCCGACCTCCCCGCCATGGCCGACGAGCTGCCGAAGAAGGACTACACGCACGACGGGGCGACGCCGATCGTGTCGTTCGTCCCGACCAAGCTCGTCTACAACACCGACGCCGTGGACCGGGCGCCCGCGGAGTGGAAGGCCTACGCCGACCCCAAGTTCAAGGGCAAGATCCTGCTGGCCGAACCGGACTCCTCGCCGGCCGACATCGCCTTCTGGAGCCTGATGCGGCAGGAGTACGGCGACGGGTTCCTCCGGCAGATCGCCGCCAACGAGCCCCAGGTCTCCGGCGGCGCCGTCCCCGGAACCCAGGCGGTCGCCGCGGGCGAGGCCGATCTCGGGTTCCCCGGTGTGGAACCGGTCGTCGCCGTCCTCAAGGAGCGGGGCGCCCCGATCGACCTGGCGGCGCCGAGCCCGACGACCGGGCCCGAGGTCGGTCTCGGCCTCGCCGCGAACTCGCCGAACCCCGCCGGCGCCAAGCTGCTGGCCGCCTACCTCATGAGCAAGGAGGGCAACGTCGCCTTCAACGAGACGGCGAAGCAGATCTCCCCCTTCGACACCGGCGCGATGACCGGGTTCACCCGGATCAGCGACATCGAGCTCAGCGGCTCGGCGGAGCTGAAGTCCCTGCTCGGTGTGAACTGA